The Nostoc cf. commune SO-36 genomic sequence TGTATCCAGTAAACCACCATCGCGCACCTGAGTTTTAAAGTCACCCCAAATGCGTTGTGCAGACTGCATAAAATTAATTACATACTGTCGATATTCAGAATCAGGGTATAACGCTTCCAAGACATCACGAGTTTGAAAATCTTGAAATTTCCAACCTAGAATATTTTCCCATTCTTGGTTCACCCACTGAAGTTTGCCATTGGCATCAATGAGGGCAATCATCAACGGGATACTCTCAAAAATTCTCTGCAAAAAGTCATTTTGCTCTTGGAGTTGTGTTTCCGCATTTTTTCGATCATTAATATCATAAAAAACTGTTAAAATTGCTGATTCATTGTTGAAACTTAAATATTGCAGTGAAGCGATCGCCCAAAAATAAGTTCCATCTGCTCTTTTTAATTGAAGTTCATAGTTATGAATAAATCCCTGGCTGTCGAGAATTTTTAATAATACTTCTAAATCTGCTAGGTTATGATACAAATCTAATAAGTTTTTGTGATTAACTAAATCCTCTTAGAGAAAACTGAAATGTTTGAAGCAACTCTGAGTTAGCGTATAAAATCAACCCATCAGACACACGCGAAATAATAAATGGAACAGGAATGGTTTCAGAAATAACTCGAAATCTGGCTTCACTTTCCTGAAGATTTATTTCTATTTGTTTGTGTTCTGTAATATCTCTTATATTAACCAACTGAGCATTATAACTGCCATATTCTATTGGATTTGTGAAAATTTCAACATCAATAATCTGTCCGTCTTTTCGCCGATGTTGCCATTGTCCAGCCAAGTGTACATTAGAGGAATTTTGCCCTAAATAGTCCATGAAGATAGGGACATCTTCTGAAGGGCGAATGTCAGTTATTTGCATTTGCAAGAACTCTTCTCGTGAGTAGCCGTAGTGGATAACAGCAGCTTCATTTACATCTAAAAATTGCAGATTATTTTGGTTATATACCCACATTGGGTTTGGATTTTTAGAGAAAAGTAGATTAAAACTTTTTTGGCTATCATCAATAATTTTTGCCCGATGTAACTCTAGATGCCTAATTACTTGTTTAGCCAACTGTTGTAATGCTACTTGCTCTTTAATACTTAAGTTTCGCGGTGTAAAATCAATTATAGAAAGACTGCCTAATGCAAAGCCGCTTGAAGTAATTAGGGGAACTCCAGCATAGAAACGGAAATATTGATTTGATGTTACAAAGGGATTTGTCGCAAATCGTTCATCTTGCAAAGTATCAGAGATAATTAATATTTGACTTTGCAAGATAGTATAAGTAGCAAAAAAACTGCATCGAGGAACTTCCGATATAGTTACTCCAATTTTTGACTTGAACCATTCTCTTTTTGCATCGACTAAGCTAATCAGAGCGATGGTGCTTCACAAAAATTAGCAGTTAGTTGAGCTAGTTCATCAAAAACTTCTTCTGGTAGCGTATCTAAAAATTTGATATTGATTAAGCACTTCTAGACGTTGGCTTTCATTTTCAGGAAATAGCATTAGTAGTTGTATGACAAAAACTTTGTTAAATACCAAATTTAAGCAAATTACATTTGAAAATAACTAACTTTAATATAAAATCTGCGAAATTAAATAAAATTGTCTTTTCATTCATACTTGTAATACGATATTAAATTATTTAATACTCATTAACTGTGAAATTGCACAAAAAGACTCGCTCAAGCAACTTGTCTTGCAAAAGCTGATTTTGTGCAGTTTTACCAAGAATTAGTTAAAGTCTATGCTGAAATGAACTAATCTTTTACTCTACGAGATTTTTCAGATATTTATTTTTTGTAGGAATAATTTACTCCATTTGAATAGGTACTTGGCGCTGTTTAAAGGGTGGGTTAAAAAAATAATATTCACCATCAGTATTATTAGCAAACTATGGGCACTTTTTGCAACCTCATCGATAATATAAATTTAGCAAGGGAGTTCACTTACCCATAAGTTATAAAACAAGCAAGAATATGGGGAAAAGAGGAGATCAACAAATCCTAACTGGAGTTTACAGGGGAAATATTACTACACTAATATTCCAATTTGTATTATTAGATAAAACCACATCTAACCCCAAAAAAAGATTGAGATTTTTTTGTCACGGTAAAATTTAAGTAATAGTGGTAGTATTGTACAATTGTTTAGGTAAAAAAATTGACAAAGTGAATTTGCTGGCAATATTTGAGGTTAAAAAACCGTAAAGAGTTTATATTCCTATGCAGAAGCAAGCTACGCGTAACGTCTCGTAGATAAGAAGTTAAAAAATATTTGTGGATTTTGTATGATGTGCAGTTGTCAGTGCTATATTTTATCTTGGGCGTCCCAATGTAGTAATATATAAAACAGCCTCATCAGTAGGGATACCCAAAACTTCATTTACTTGGTCATCAAAAAATCCACCGATTCCGCTAACGCCTACATTGAGATGCATTGCGGCTAAATTCAGGCGTTGTCCCAAATGGCCTGCATCCATGTGTAAATAACGGTAAACGCGATCGCCATATTGTGCGATCGCAGCTTTCAAATCGGCTGTATGAAACAACACTGCTGCTGCATCCCGCCCTAATTCTTGTCCCAAACAGAGAAAATGTAACTCTCGGCGAAAGTTTTTAAACCGAATTTGGCGTAATTCTTGAGCTTTAGGTGCGTAATAATAACAACCCGCCTCTAATCCTTTAACTCCGCAAACAGCAATGAATGTTTCTATTAAATTCAAATCAAAATAGTCTGGAGAAATATCTAAACTTTGGTCGATGTAATTTTGCGGTTGGTAAGTGAAATCGAGTAAACTTTTCAATTCATCGAAGCTTAAATCATCACCATTATAGGCGCGGGTAGAGCGCCGCTTGTACATAGTGATTTCTAGTTCTGACAGCTTTTGTCCCCACTCTATAGGTGCAGTAGTGGTAGGAATTTTTAAACAGAAAGGAAAATTGTATTTATCCTCCAAAGATTTTTCTTGTTTAATAACTGGTAGATTGAGATTGCCAGTTATACCCAATTGAATTTGGGTGTGTTGATGGAAATATGTCAGCAGTTCACCATCGGGGATTTGAGGATAATTGGTTTCGGTAGCCGAAGGTAAAGCAGTACATCCCAATGGCAAATTTTGATTGACATCTAACAAGTCTGCCAGAGGTAAGACAGCGATCGCACCTTCTTGTTGCGGATCGACATAAAGCAGGTCGTTAACTGATTCATCCACAAAACCGCCGATTAAGTGGGGGCGATAGTCAGTAATCGCACCAGCTAACTCGATATTACCCAACAGGTGTCCCGTATCCAGAAAAATTCGACGGTAAGCCCGATCTTCATAACGCCACGCAGAACGATAGAATACCGCAGTAACAATAATTGCCAATTGGGTATTTTCTAAAGAAGGATGCCAGAAACAAGCAGCTTGGAGGCTTTGCCAAACATCATTTTCCCAATAATGCATGAGAGAATGAGTTCGACACTGGTAGTTATACAGACCCGGCGGTAATAACGACGTACCACGGGAAACCACATAAACCTCAGCAGGGTACAAACCACCTGCACTGGGAGCAGCACGTAAATACACTGCACTACCCATAGAAGGCATTTTTGCCGTCAATTCCATAGCTGCGAAACAACAGCCGTGAAAGTCTTTGCCACCATTGAGCATCCGGGTTATTAGCATAAGCCTCTGGTTTTTCTTGGATATAGGGTTTGAGATCAAAAGTAGAGCCAATTTTGTATTCTTTAAAGGGCACTGGCTGTTTAGCCCAGTCTAACTGCTGACTTTTAGAGGCTAGAGTCTCAGGGTTGTATTTAGTCCGTTCGTGATAGTGCTGGGCAATCGATTGGTGTAATTCTGGCATAGTACTTTTAATATCCTTGGGGCATCCTTTTCTTGATCTTGGCATTCATTAGCCTCATTATTTCGTGTCAATTGGTACAATCCTCAGAGTCACAAAGTGGTAAACGGTAACAATTGGATTAGAGATTAGAGATTGGGCATGGTTATTCTCCTCTGCTCCCCCTGCCTCCCCTGCCCCCTGCCCCCCCTACTCCCCACCTTCCGCAGTACCATATAAACGCAAAACTATCTACATCTGGATGTGCAATGATGCCTGTACGTCAAACTTTATCAAAGTCTGATATCCAACTTTCTTATTTAGAGTGGAATCAAGGTCAAGAACCTTTACTGCTGTTACATGGCTTAGGCGACCATGCTCTGGTGTGGTCTAGTTTAGGAGATTACTTGGCGGCAGACTACCACATAGTTGCACCAGATATGCGCGGACATGGCCAAAGTAGTAAACCAGAGATAGATTATAGCTTTGAGAGTGCGATCGCAGACCTTGAAACACTCATGGATCATCTTGGATGGACTTTTGCTCACATTGTAAGTCACTCGTGGACAGGAAAATTAGCCGCCATCTGGGCAAGACAAAATCCAAAGCGTTTGCGGAGTATAATTCTGGTCGATCCGATTTTCATTTGGAAAATGCCCAGTCTTCTCAGAGTAACTTTTCCGGCATTGTATCGCTTCTTGCCTTTTCTTAAAAGCATGGGCCCCTTTACCAGCCATGAAGAAGCCGAACAACAAGCACGGCAATTAAAGCAATATGAAGGATGGAGTTCCTTGCAGCAGCAAGTTTTTCAAGCAGGGATAGAACAAAAACCCGATGGGAGTTGGGGCAGCAAATTTACCATAGCCGCCCGCGACGGGATTTTTGAGGCAGTCATGGAAGTACCCGGTTTTACAATTCCCATTGACACCCCTGCCCTATTCGTCCAGCCAAAACAAGGACTCAACCGCCAAAATTGGCAAATCCAACCCTACAAAACCTATCTTAAAAACTTACGCATCTGCCAAGTTCCCGGTAATCATTGGCCATTTTTGACACAACCAGAGGCATTTAACCCAACAGTGGCAGCTTTCTTGGCAGAACACAGATAGAAAATCTCATGATTATTGGACGGGATTATCATACAGCAACATGAAGAATTAATAGGAGCGATGTTTAGGGGGATTGGGTATGGGGCACTTGTACTGAGCTTTCCTGTTGGCGCAGCATCTCATAAAGAAGTATTGAGCATTAGTTATTCCCACTATTTCCCCCATCTCCCTCATCTCCCCACTCCCCACTCCCTCAGATTCCACACTCATGAGCCTTTGTATCAATCCCGTTTGCTCTAAACCAAATCACCCGAATAATCATCAAAACCGCTTTTGTCAAAGTTGTGGTTCCCATCTGGAATTGCTAGGGCGTTATCGGGTGACGTGCCTGTTGAGTGACAAAACAGGGTTTAGTAAAGTTTATGAGGCTTATGAACAAGATACCCCCAAAATTATCAAGATACTTAAACAGGATCTATCAGGCGATGCCAAAGCAGTAAAACTATTTCAGGCAAGAAGTAACCGTGTTGGAACAACTCAACCATCCCGGTATTCCCAAAGAAGATAGTTACTTCCACTATCAAACCCGAAATGGTTTAGTGTTGCATTGCATTGCAATGGAAAAAATTGCTGGCTACAACTTAGAACAGTGGCTAAAGCAGCAGAATTGCCCCATATCTCAAGAACAAGCCATAGACGTGGTTAAGACAGTTGATAGAAATTTTAGATGTAGTGCATGGTAAAAAGTATCTACTCGAGATATCAAGCCATCTAACATCATGATTAGATACCCCTTTGAGAAGGGTTGGGGAAATCTAGTACTATTTGATTTTGGCACTGCCAGTGAAATTACTCAAACCTATCAAGACCAACTCAGCAACGGCGACCAGATGACAGCACTTATGTCATCTGGTTTACAGCGCCCCAGAAACAAATGAATGGTCAAGCAGCACTCCAATCAGATTTCTTTGCTTTGGGACGCACCTTTGTATTTTTGCTGACAGGGCTACCATCCTTTGGAAATGTATGATGTCCAGCACAATTTGTTGCACTGGCAAAATCATGCCATTCATATTTCACCCTTACTGTTGAATTTAATTGATTGGCTAACAGCATCAGATATAGAAAAACGCCCTGCCAATACTCAAGATATTTTGCATTCCCTAGAAGAAATCGAAAATCAATTTACAGAAATCAATCTTAAAGATACTAATACACTCAAAAATTCTCAAATTGAATATTTATCTGCACCTATTAATAACAATCTATCGACGCAGACAGGAGAAATACTGCCTTCTGCCTCCTGCGACCAGAGAGAGGAAGGATTTAATACTCCCACTGAAAAAGAGTTCAGGGCTGCCAAATCATCCGAAGTCGAATCCCCGGATGATTTAGTCCTCTTATCTCCTTCAATACCTACACATAAGCAACCAGAAAAAGTGCCCCTATTAGCATTTTTTGCAGTTATGTTAATAGCTTTAGGATTACTTAGTATAGTTACTTTAGCAACGCAAAAATCTGATTTTTCAGAAATATCAAATTATAGACAATATCCCGAAAAAAAAGGTAACGTCGATTATTTTGATTATAAAGTAGGTAGAGATAGTCAGGGAAGGGTAGCTGAGTTTAATATAGCGGTTTTATCACCAGAATATAAATGGCTTTTAGGTAGTAATTTTCAAATTAAATATAATGATGAAATTATTAGTCTTGACCTTTTAAATTTGAACTTAGAGCAAGGAAGCATAGAGAAGATAATGGAAGCTCCTAGTGAGATTATTTCTGTAGGCATAGCTTCGTGTAAAGGTGATAGACCAGTTCAAGAACGTATGGCTTTAGAACGTTCTAAGCAAATACAAGTTTTAGTGAAAAAGTTATTTATTAATACACCAAGCGTTAAAGGTTATCGCCTATTAAATTTGGGTCAATTTCAGCGAAGTGAGTGTAAAGAAACTCAGGATATCACTATATATCAGAGAAGCATTATAATAATTGGGGTCAAAAGAGAATCATCAGGCGTGATTCTCGACGAGGCACTACGGGATAGATTAGAAAAGAAGCCTTTTGCTGATTTCAAATTAGAAGATTATTCTTTGGGGTCGGCACAGAAGTTTAAGACGATACCGAGCAATTGAAAATGGCGGAGAATGCGATTGCCCCCTTCCTTAATACGGCAGTGAATCGCCTAAACAATCCAACCTCTGCCAGCATTCAAAAATCCAATTTGTCCCAAACCATTATTACTACGTTATTTTCCCATTTCTCTAACTTCAAAAAAAAGGTGTCAACCCCCAGTTATTTATTACCGCAGTACAATTAAGATGAAATATACGCCTTTGGTTAGAATCAACGAGCAAATGCCCGAACTCAATTATCTAATTGCAATGGACGCTTGCACAATTACTGGAGGAATGTTTAGTGTTGATTCTCCTTTGGCTGTGTGCGGTGTGAATAAGTTAATGAAAGTGGATATTTACATTCCCCTCTGTCATTTCAGACCGAAAGCCGTCATTGATCGAATTATCAAATTTAGGAAAAATCATCGCACTCTGGAAGCATAGAGGAACGGCAACGAACCCAACAAACTCACGGATAATAACTAATGATTAGCTTAAAAGAAAATCTATCTGACCAAAATGTTAATAAACTACCAGATGGCAACCGCAGAAATGACTGGTTGCAAACCATAAAGGTGATTTTACAACCAATCGAGATGCTGGAGGAAACACAACAACGCTATGGTGATATATTTACCTCTAGGTTTGCTAGCTTTCCTACACAAATACTTATTAGTAATCCTCAAGCAATTCAAGCACTTTTCACGGCGGATTCTCAGTTGTTTGACTCCGGCTCAGGAAATCAAATAGTTCAACCCTTAGTAGGGGCTAATTCAGTTATTCTGCTAGATGGCGATCGCCATTTGCAACAGCGTAAACTATTAATGCCTACCTTTCATGGCGAAAGGATGCGAGCTTATGGTGAGTTAATCCGGGAAATTACACTTCAGGTCACTAGCCAGTGGAGTATT encodes the following:
- a CDS encoding NADH-quinone oxidoreductase subunit B family protein; this encodes MKYTPLVRINEQMPELNYLIAMDACTITGGMFSVDSPLAVCGVNKLMKVDIYIPLCHFRPKAVIDRIIKFRKNHRTLEA
- a CDS encoding alpha/beta fold hydrolase, which codes for MMPVRQTLSKSDIQLSYLEWNQGQEPLLLLHGLGDHALVWSSLGDYLAADYHIVAPDMRGHGQSSKPEIDYSFESAIADLETLMDHLGWTFAHIVSHSWTGKLAAIWARQNPKRLRSIILVDPIFIWKMPSLLRVTFPALYRFLPFLKSMGPFTSHEEAEQQARQLKQYEGWSSLQQQVFQAGIEQKPDGSWGSKFTIAARDGIFEAVMEVPGFTIPIDTPALFVQPKQGLNRQNWQIQPYKTYLKNLRICQVPGNHWPFLTQPEAFNPTVAAFLAEHR